A section of the Triticum dicoccoides isolate Atlit2015 ecotype Zavitan chromosome 7A, WEW_v2.0, whole genome shotgun sequence genome encodes:
- the LOC119327526 gene encoding RING-H2 finger protein ATL32-like, whose translation MPTRTRTPTPGRHALLLAALVLAAGAVAQADDDDAWDRKSDHGGGRGVVYGARKPPSFSAPMVVLLVALIATFFFIGFFSIYIRQCGRGNSPTIPAAAFLVLSRQQEQQEQQQQARPRGLDPEVVASFPAMTYAEARALRDKGGDDAAVLECAVCLSEFEDGDQLRLLPKCSHAFHPDCIGEWLAGHVTCPVCRCSLAPEEPAPAAAEENGAGAEEQRAPEVAIDMDREGDGEAQEERMREAAELERIGSLRRAVRSRSGRPFSRAHSTGHSLSARFDGDLERFTLRLPEHVRRDMVAAGEESLRRTVARDAGARSARIGRSDRWPSFIARTFSSRVPFWAASRRAPDAEPVGAPAPTTPTAPPLPRTVREKAPDGPVVGSATNKGSVRFDCLGGRVDGDSEEEPEEEKAIVRRA comes from the coding sequence ATGCCGACGCGGACGCGGACGCCGACGCCTGGCCGCCatgcgctgctgctggcggcgctcgtcCTCGCGGCCGGCGCGGTCGCGCAGGCGGACGACGACGACGCGTGGGACAGGAAGAGCGACCACGGTGGCGGGAGAGGGGTCGTGTACGGCGCGAGGAAGCCGCCCAGCTTCAGCGCGCCCATGGTGGTGCTCCTCGTCGCGCTCATCGccaccttcttcttcatcggcttctTCTCCATCTACATCCGCCAGTGCGGCCGCGGCAACTCCCCCACCATCCCGGCCGCCGCGTTCCTCGTGCTGTCGCGCCAGCAGGagcagcaggagcagcagcagcaggcccgCCCGCGCGGGCTCGACCCCGAGGTGGTCGCCTCGTTCCCCGCCATGACCTACGCCGAGGCGAGGGCGCTCCGGGACAAGGGCGGCGACGACGCGGCCGTGCTCGAGTGCGCCGTCTGCCTCAGCGAGTTCGAGGACGGGGACCAGCTCCGGCTCCTCCCCAAGTGCAGCCATGCGTTCCACCCGGACTGCATCGGGGAGTGGCTCGCCGGCCACGTCACCTGCCCCGTCTGCCGCTGCAGCCTCGCCCCCGAGGAGCCGGCCCCGGCCGCGGCTGAAGAGAACGGCGCCGGTGCGGAGGAGCagcgggcgccggaggtggccatcGACATGGACCGCGAGGGCGACGGCGAGGCGCAGGAGGAGAGGATGAGAGAGGCGGCGGAGCTGGAGCGGATCGGCAGCCTGCGCCGGGCCGTGCGGTCGCGGTCGGGGCGGCCGTTCTCGCGCGCGCACTCGACGGGCCACTCCCTCTCCGCCCGGTTTGACGGCGACCTGGAGCGGTTCACGCTGCGCCTCCCGGAGCACGTGCGCAGGGACATGGTGGCCGCGGGCGAGGAGAGCCTGCGCCGCACGGTGGCGCGGGACgccggcgcgcggagcgcgcggatcgGCCGGTCCGACCGCTGGCCGTCGTTCATCGCCAGGACGTTCTCCTCCAGGGTGCCGTTCTGGGCGGCCTCGAGGAGGGCGCCGGACGCGGAGCCGGTGGGAGCGCCCGCCCCTACGACCCCGACGGCGCCGCCGCTGCCAAGAACCGTTCGTGAGAAGGCGCCGGACGGGCCCGTCGTGGGCTCGGCCACCAACAAGGGGAGTGTGCGGTTCGACTGCCTCGGCGGCAGGGTGGACGGCGACAGCgaggaggagccggaggaggagaaggCGATCGTCCGGCGAGCCTGA